In Silurus meridionalis isolate SWU-2019-XX chromosome 23, ASM1480568v1, whole genome shotgun sequence, the genomic window CTCACCCTTTGCAGCACATTATGAACCCGCAAATTTGAACACAGCCCTGAACATGGCTAATGTGTCGTGTTATCTATTCATGTCTAATATCATTACCGTGATAGAAAATAATATGGTTACGTTTTTcagtgaatatatttatattacgtATTTATATGTAATGAATTGGATCACAGCATCAAGTATTTCTATAGGAATCTGCCTGATTAGTAAGTTAAATGCATAACGTGTAACGTTAAAAAAACTGAATGCAAATTTCACATCAAATCACGccccggagtagaacgggtgctttgaggatggactggactgtagttaatgtcaacagtctgctacactgatttAGCAATACAGTTTCGCTTNNNNNNNNNNNNNNNNNNNNNNNNNNNNNNNNNNNNNNNNNNNNNNNNNNNNNNNNNNNNNNNNNNNNNNNNNNNNNNNNNNNNNNNNNNNNNNNNNNNNACAGATTCCTCaaaattgtacttaagtaaatttactCCGTTACTGTCCGGCTCTGTCTATTTCACACACAATGCCTTTAATGTTCCCATATTCACTGTAGTTATGCTGAACCCTTTTGattttttgtctctttatagttcttttatttaatttcttttttagttcATATTATGGTTTTtcttaagattattattatttattgcagCTTATTatgcacttttatttgtttattaactcCTTTTTAAAAGGTCTTACCATGTATCCTACACGCGGATCACATGGTTTCTCCAGTTTCACCAGCATTCACTAATAATTTAGTGTCCACTtcatcatcagtcataatctaCAAGTGATATCTGTTCCTAATGAATTATAACGGGTATGGAATTTAAAAAGCTTATTTTAGAGAGAAAATCCCAAGAACGGTGACAAACATCAGCGTTACATCCTGAAATGGAAAGCCTCAAATTTCTGCATGATCGCTAAATAATTAGCAGAGGAGTAAAATGTAAAGGTTGTTAAGGACATTACTATGTCTATAAAATAAGCATAACTTATTGTGTAAAATTTTTTGTAGTAATTCTAACAGTTTTTTTTGCTAATGCCAGTAAAGTTACTTGAATATGTTCATTTTCACCCTCATTTAAATACTTACAAATATCGCTAATAATACTTATaagtattgcgcttttaacaatgaactttGTCTcgaaacagctttacacagataatgtggtgattaaaagtaaatatgttctttataagtaagtttgtctttGATGAGCAAAAAtttcccgagatggcataaggaagaaaccttgagaggaaccagactcatgagggaacccatcctcatctgggttgcaccaaatgtctatttatagcagatatacagaTGATAGCAGATGATCaaaagcgaaaagtagtcctgagtcagtgtaggagactgttgacattaactacagtccaatccatcctcaaagctcccgttcttactccagaatttcatggaaccacccaaggcgctgatgagaaaccgtcccaagctgcaaagagtggcctccaaatgaagagaactctatccagaggcaggcctggatgaagtgggaagatcacggaggggagaggggcaggaacagtggtcactggagcctcaggagcttgtttaactcgaccgagagagagagagagagagagagagagagagaaagggtgacaggaagagacggatatggattattaagtgtcatTGTTGCATAAAAGTGAATGTCACTGTGCATtttggactccagcaagactcgctatggcagcataactacaaAGAaaaaccagaaggtaacacagacatgaggggtctctgggataagagacgacccaccacaccaccgtcaacaaacctgagtgaacgtgtgaatgtgaggggacgacagcatacaaatatcccagttcaccaaacactctatatcaatgctccctccagatctgagcctttacctaagaaagaattctactgatcaaaggcttgacttaataaatatgttttcaacctcgacttgaacactgagactgtgtttgagtcccgaacactgattggaaggctgttccataactgtgggctttataagagaaagatctgccccctgctgtagtcttcattatttgaggaactaacagatagccagcaccttttgatctaagtaggcgtggagatGGGCACACAGACTTCACCTGACCTTCCTGTTCTTTTACATCAGGAGAcacaaactgataaaaaaagatTCTGAAGGTCTTCGCACACCTGCATCGACTCCTCCTATCTCTTCTCCTTATATCTCTTCTCCATATCATTCTTACTGGTCTTCCATTGACTAATCTACATCGCCCCCCTCCCGTGTATTATCCCCCCATACCTTCTCCTGAATCTGACCTTGACTGCTCTCCTTCACGCTATTCActctttttcctttgtttatgGTATCTAATAATTTTTGTACTAGATATATGCTAAATATGTTGAATGAAACATGCTCTAAATAAATTGGATTAAGATACAAGGTAAATCGGTTGGATTAGAATCTCTCTCTTCAGATTGATTTGTTTTAAggaagaaaatagagagactGATCGTACAATAAAACTATACCATTTCTAAAAtcatacaaccccaattccaaaaatgttgggacacttgataaataaataaaaacagtgcaaTGATTAGCAAACCacataaatgcatattttattcacaataaaacaagttTGATGTTTAAACTGACAATATATCCCATTGCAGGGGGAATAAAATtgtcattttgaattttaatcgcaacacatctcaaaaaagttgggacagggcaatGTGTAGCATCAGGTCTTCTGTCCATAAAAGCTGGTAACTgagaagaccagttgctgaggttttgggagaggaatgttggcccatgtgtgtctgatacagggTTCTAGCTGCTCAGAAGTTCttggtttcctttgttgtatttttgatTTCATGAGGCACCAAATGTTTTGACATgatgaaaggtctagactgcaggcagaccAGTTCAGCACCCACACATGCAGACTACAGAGTCACATTATTGTAAtcgatgcagtatgcagttagtaTTGTCTTACTCAAATATACAAGACCTTCCCTGGATAAGAAAtcttctggatggaagcatttgttgctctaaaacttgtatataccattcagcattgatggagcctttccagatgtactagctgcccattccacaggcactattCCAAGtggtccatggtttccaaaaaaataaatttacatttttatacgtctggccacagaacagttttctactttgcctcagtacatttcaaAATGAGCTTTGACTCAATagaggatggtggtgtttctggatcatgttcacagaGAGCCTCGAAAGGTAAGACATTGACAACAAGTAGGAGGCTGCGATGAATTACACAGAGGTTTTCTTACCGGTCTCAGGTTGTATTTTGTACATTGGTCCATAACAAATACATTCCATGATCTGACATATATCCTTATCCCAGTATGGATGTCATTTACTAGCGGGACGCATTTTTTCAGAAAATGTTCTATCCAACACCCTGTTACCTGCTGGAGGAATGGAATATTCAACACTCATTTGgcacaatgtgtgtgtatatacagtatatatctagtgtgtgtataatagtgtagATAACATTGTAATCCTTATTAAGCTAACTGATCTATCAgatgatgttcagaaagcacgtGTGTGTAATGACCCGAACTTCTTGCCATAGAATTTAGTTAGGTGTAGTTGGACTAGAATTCTCCCTCTAAATTAGATGTAAACAATATTCTGATGGCTTTTTCTGTGTCTGTGCCCTGGTGTGATTACTGAAAAGTAAAAActaaattacaaaaacattattCTTAGTTTAAAAAATTCACATCAGGAGCTGATGTTAGGGCACTTGTGCTTTTGTAATGATCGTCAATGAGCATAGCTCCGCCCACATTTTCCACAGAATCACAGCTTCTGTCCTGTATGATTCTGCTGGTGTTTGAGAAGGCCACTCGAATAACGAAAACTTTCCCCACAATGTCAGCAGTGagacggcttctctcctgtgtggattcGCTGGTGTTTCTGAAAATAATTTTCTCgtttaaaactcttcccacactgttcacagtgatacggcttctcttcTGTGTGGATTCGCTGGTGTATTGTGAGATGACTCTGGTGAAtaaaactctttccacactgtttacagtaatacggcttctctcctgtgtggattcGCTGGTGTGCCTTGAGACTATGCTGTTGAGTAAAAAACTTCCCACACTGGTCACAGTAATatggcttctctcctgtgtggatacacTGGTGTTCTTTGAGACTACTCTGACGAGTAAAACTCTtttcacactgttcacagtaatacggcttctctcctgtgtggacacgctggtgtaTTGTGAGATGACTCTGGCGAGTAAAACTCTtttcacactgttcacagtgatacggcttctctcctgtgtggacacgctggtgtaTTTTGAGATGACTCTGgcgattaaaactcttcccacactgttcacagtgatacggcttctctcctgtgtggatacgctggtgtacaGAGAGACTActctgttgagtaaaactctttccacactgttcacagtaatacggCTTCAGTCCTGTGTGGATTCGCTGGTGTACCTTGAGACTActctgttgagtaaaactcttcccacactgttcacagtgatacggcttcagtcctgtgtggatacgctggtgttcTTTGAGACCACTctgatgagtaaaactcttcccacactgtttacagtgatacggcttctctcccgTGTGGATTCGCTGGTGTACCTTGAGGCTACTCTGATGAGCAAAACTcctcccacactgttcacagtaatacggCCTCTCTCTTGTGTGGATTCGCAGGTGTACTTGAAGATGAGAAAATCGGATAAAACTTTTCCCACACTGTgtacagtgatacggcttctctcctgtgtggattcGCTGGTGTACCCGAAAAGTACTATCTCGATtaaaactctttccacactgttcacagtgatacggcttctctcctgtgtggatactctGGTGTCTTTTGAGATGACTCTGGTaaataaaactcttcccacactgttcacagtgataccgCTTCTCTtctgtgtggacacgctggtgtTCTTTCAGAAcagaattttgtgtaaatgtctTCCCACAAACTGAGCACGGGTGCATCTGAAAAACATGATAAAACAATTCAATAATCTGTAAAAATTTTAGATTTGTCACGTATCAGAAACGTCTGCTACAGTTATCTAAGGTGGCTTAAAATTGCTGAAGCAGCCCAAATCTTAGTTTTGCAAATGCTGATGGagctgctaaataaataaaaaatttacacaGGATAAAAGTATAATACTAAGTATTTTAAGGAGTTTTTAAGAACAGTTCACTGTTCATGgttctattttgttttacaaaacCTTAAACATTTCTACCATCAAGACGAAGGAGGTTTACTAAGCAGCAATAtgatcttattttatatttcagaaaaaaagggaaaaaaagtgtcGGGAAAAGGGACAGCGCCAGCTATAGGCAAATCAGGCAATTGCCTAAGGCCTGGATGTGAGGCCTCGTGATTGGAGGTGGGGGTTTGGGCTTGGATATAAAATAACTCATTCAGATGAAGTTGAACATTAATATGCAgatttaagtaaatttatgaaATTACTGATAAGagattttgtataaataataaagtttagAAATAATATATTCTGAAAGGTATAGGGAAGGAGGCTTGAAGGCCTCCAAATATCCAGAACCAGCCCTGGTTGGGGAGGAAATCATGTTTGAAATTACAGCTTATACCATATGATTGCTCTTTAAATTTCAAGAACATTTTAGGTGTATGGCATATAACAATGTGATCCCTACACCTGAGAATGTGGATATTTACTCCCAAAATGGCAGAAAGTTAACAGCACTCTGGACCTGGAGCCCTCAGAGAAACAAACCCCAACCTTCTGCTCAACACAGTGGAAATGTGGTTGTATCACAACACACTTTCTGAGATGagacataaataaattgtacctttgatccagcagcagcaggagtgtgtggaggttctCCTAAAGATCTCCATCTAGAATCTGATTTCATGATCTGCTAAATCCGGGACAAAAACGGGGTTGAAGCTCACGGCAATAGATTTATAACGTCGATGTGCACGCGCGGAAAGTGGTGGGAAAAACTCACGAGCCCAACATTAACTTTATACCAAAGCACGTGAAAGAAGTCTATAAGTACAAACACGGATCATTCACAAAGCAGTGGGCAGGGCCAACGGGTTAGAATTCAAAATATTCAAACATCATTGGCTTAGCCATTTTCAGGAagtcaaatctgattggttgtctGCCACTGTGCCTTTAGTGGTTGAGCTTCATGAGAGAAATGACTTCTTCATCTATCTTCATCTCTTCATTCTTTTCTATCATCattctccatttttatttgttcatagaTTTTGGTTTACAAATAAACGGAGATtcacacaaattaatttaatttacaaatcAATGAA contains:
- the LOC124377318 gene encoding zinc finger protein OZF-like is translated as MRAEWVKTDKFAAISDIWTRLKKNWAESFTLGEHMTIDKQLFPTKVHCPFTQYTKNKPDKFGINFWMAMDLETKYVCNASPENVVMNLMEPFLDDGRNVTMDNFFTSLSLSHRLLQRKTTLLGTMHPCSVCGKTFTQNSVLKEHQRVHTEEKRYHCEQCGKSFIYQSHLKRHQSIHTGEKPYHCEQCGKSFNRDSTFRVHQRIHTGEKPYHCTQCGKSFIRFSHLQVHLRIHTRERPYYCEQCGRSFAHQSSLKVHQRIHTGEKPYHCKQCGKSFTHQSGLKEHQRIHTGLKPYHCEQCGKSFTQQSSLKVHQRIHTGLKPYYCEQCGKSFTQQSSLSVHQRIHTGEKPYHCEQCGKSFNRQSHLKIHQRVHTGEKPYHCEQCEKSFTRQSHLTIHQRVHTGEKPYYCEQCEKSFTRQSSLKEHQCIHTGEKPYYCDQCGKFFTQQHSLKAHQRIHTGEKPYYCKQCGKSFIHQSHLTIHQRIHTEEKPYHCEQCGKSFKRENYFQKHQRIHTGEKPSHC